A portion of the Chelmon rostratus isolate fCheRos1 chromosome 15, fCheRos1.pri, whole genome shotgun sequence genome contains these proteins:
- the ktn1 gene encoding kinectin isoform X9 translates to MAVDIYDSQYLLILAPSLVIALMFLFFWLFMKETSYDEVLARQKRDLKLPPSKPDTRKKNEKKKSKKKETASGGGGGGGGGGESEEDLRDFDVADGANSSTLELEEEPAPEATPEPTPPTPTAYVPISVSPEAPVGLRERKKKEKKAAKAAAAAAAAAAAAAAAAVAAAVTAPSSEEPEVNGSKPASRKTEPPLAASKQSSPPSPQLEVQVQVQVQATQAPVQAQTPPQVSGKKKEKKKQKSEPVDDQQQEVKAEQAPALVKKEAPIVAETKVLDGTAPTVASGKKKNSAKKQKTEPVDEAHVLADSAGSANHQAAHNDDVPSKGSGKKQKNETDKENTEVKLKELLSGLSSLALSEAEAISVMALLREKSPNALDAWHKSAARPDPAAQERERLLTTLQEEASIAKDKVKQLSQELQVEKQKTGRVEAVMREQRAAMEKELGSMQAKAQGSYQELQTMQIKFQQMREQLESQITRLQQENGILRDAVSSATNQMESKNSAELNKLRSEYAGLMKELADNNSKLQQEEHQRKSLEVSYKQNVSQLEAQLQDAKRRWEELQNFLHNVNAEREKLQASKQELHSQLLAAETEMNNKNKEIQTLHGSLTEAMVAKERLEQRVMELMEMSQHSMPDDSLQARVQELMNENKGLQAQNESMQAQISSQASHVSHIEEIQKLLADKELQRKSLEDSLNAERSSGASRETKMQALHNENMSMKAEIQNLQAQISDQTASQLALDQFQKSVREKEENMKTVEGLLEKGLIEVANKEEELKAVREENEAIKQEMEAVKRKTAEQASSELTVEELQSQIQEKDVKLKSMEESLQAAQDRSSAREKTAEALEQQLATLQAEMEQLRQKEATEELTSSGTQLQELQAQLADKDQKIEMLQAELEARTKELSEKMEQVHQQQSHTAVPSPELLTALSEKEKQVSDLQGELAELRDSMELHRKKNNENQMALAVSQAECRDVLHRLLPNVPLPTEQNHQEWLHRFERAVAESSAAQSAPASGDSKALAEKLKEAEETQRILQKDCETYKKVLAETEGILQRLQSSVEQEESRWRVKLDLSQGELREMSQKVAALEQEIERLTDGAELENLRREKQHLESELERAEQESATYVTEVRELKDLLTELQTRLDGSYTEAIRQNEELNLLKTQLTETLSKLETEENERQKVAGDLYKAQQSLDLIQGELSKVTDNADELIENSSLTSQREEIDRKEKMTAGLNQTVRELQQLLQAVSRQLAKGQEGEADKDLPKV, encoded by the exons aTGGCGGTGGATATCTACGACTCTCAGTACCTGCTCATCCTGGCCCCTTCCCTGGTCATCGCCCTCatgttcctcttcttctggcTCTTCATGAAGGAAACCTCCTATGATGAGGTGCTGGCTAGGCAGAAACGTGACCTCAAGCTGCCGCCATCCAAGCCAGACACCCGTAAGAAGAAcgaaaagaagaagagcaagaagaagGAGACTGCCAGTGGAGGAGGCGGTGGaggcggcggaggaggagagTCGGAAGAGGATCTTCGGGATTTTGATGTGGCTGATGGTGCCAACAGTTCCACCCTTGAGCTAGAGGAGGAACCTGCACCAGAGGCTACACCAGAACCTACCCCACCAACACCCACTGCTTATGTGCCTATTTCCGTGTCACCGGAGGCTCCTGTCGgtctgagggagagaaagaagaaggagaaaaaggctGCCAAAGCTGCCGCCGCAGCTgcagcggctgctgctgctgctgctgctgctgcagtggcagcagcagttaCAGCCCCTTCTTCTGAGGAGCCAGAAGTCAACGGCTCAAAGCCGGCCAGCCGCAAGACAGAACCACCTCTGGCTGCAAGCAAACAGTCCAGCCCGCCCTCTCCCCAGCTtgaggtccaggtccaggtccaggtccaagCCACTCAGGCTCCTGTTCAGGCTCAGACACCTCCCCAGGTCTCtgggaagaagaaggagaagaagaagcaaaaatCAGAGCCAG TGGATGACCAGCAGCAGGAGGTTAAGGCTGAGCAGGCTCCAGCTCTAGTCAAGAAGGAGGCTCCCATTGTGGCTGAAACCAAAGTTCTGGATGGTACAGCCCCCACTGTTGCCAgtgggaagaagaagaactctGCCAAGAAGCAGAAGACTGAGCCTG TAGATGAAGCCCATGTTCTGGCTGACTCAGCAGGATCTGCCAACCACCAGGCAGCCCATAACGATGATGTACCATCCAAAGGGAGTGGCAAGAAACAGAAGAATGAGACTGACAAAG agaacacagaggtgaagctgaaggagctgctgtcaggtctgtccagcctggctctgtcagaaGCCGAGGCCATCAGTGTGATGGCTCTCCTCCGAGAGAAGAGCCCTAATGCCTTGGATGCCTGGCACAAA TCTGCAGCTAGACCTGACCCAGCTGCACAGGAACGGGAGAGACTTCTCACAACCCTGCAGGAGGAGGCCTCCATTGCCAAGGACAAAGTGAAACAGCTCAGCCAG GAGCTGCAGGTTGAGAAGCAAAAGACTGGCCGGGTGGAGGCCGTAATGAGAGAGCAGCGTGCAGCCATGGAGAAAGAACTGGGAAGCATGCAGGCCAAAGCACAGGGCAGCTACCAGGAGCTCCAGACCATGCAGATAAAG ttCCAGCAGATGAGGGAGCAGCTGGAAAGCCAGATCACTCGACTGCAGCAGGAGAACGGCATCCTGAGGGACGCAGTCAGCTCTGCCACCAACCAGATGGAGAGCAA GAATTCAGCAGAGCTGAACAAGCTGCGTTCTGAGTACGCCGGCCTGATGAAAGAACTGGCAGACAACAACAgcaagctgcagcaggaggagcaccAGAGGAAGTCACTGGAGGTCAGCTACAAGCAGAACGTGTCCCAGCTGGAG GCCCAACTGCAGGACGCTAAGCGACGTTGGGAAGAGCTGCAGAATTTCCTCCACAATGTCAacgctgagagagagaaactacAGGCTTCAAAGCAAG AGCTCCACAGCCAGCTGCTGGCAGCGGAGACTGAGATGAACAACAAGAACAAGGAGATCCAGACCCTACACGGCAGCCTGACTGAAGCCATGGTCGCCAAGGAGAGGCTGGAGCAGAGAGTGATGGAGCTTATGGAGATGTCCCAGCACAGCATGCCCGACGACTCACTGCAGGCCCGGGTTCAG GAActtatgaatgaaaacaaaggtcTTCAGGCCCAGAATGAGAGCATGCAGGCCCAGATCTCTTCACAG GCCAGCCATGTCTCTCACATTGAGGAGATTCAGAAGCt ATTGGCTGACAAAGAGTTGCAGAGGAAGAGTCTAGAGGATTCTCTAAATGCTGAGAGGAGCAGTGGGGCCAGTAGAGAAACTAAAATGCAG GCCTTACACAATGAGAACATGTCAATGAAGGCGGAGATTCAGAATCTGCAGGCACAGATTTCTGATCAG ACTGCCTCCCAACTGGCTTTGGACCAGTTCcagaagag TGTCcgggagaaggaggagaacaTGAAAACTGTTGAGGGCCTGCTGGAGAAGGGGCTGATTGAGGTGGCCAACAAGGAGGAAGAGCTCAAG GCTGTAAGAGAAGAGAATGAggcaataaaacaggaaatggaggcCGTTAAGAGAAAGACAGCAGAACAG GCATCATCAGAGTTGACAGTGGAAGAACTCCAGAGCCA GATCCAAGAGAAAGATGTGAAGCTAAAATCAATGGAGGAGAGTCTACAGGCAGCACAAGACCGCAGCTCAGCAAGAGAGAAGACAGCTGAG GCTCTGGAGCAGCAGTTGGCCACCCTGCAGGCAGAGATGGAGCAGCTGAGACAGAAGGAGGCGACAGAAGAGCTGACCAGTTCTGGTACCCAGCTCCAAGAACTCCAGGCTCa GCTAGCGGACAAGGACCAGAAGATCGAGATGCTGCAGGCTGAGCTGGAGGCAAGGACTAAGGAGCTGAGTGAGAAGATGGAGCAGGTACATCAACAG CAGTCCCATACAGCAGTGCCAAGCCCAGAGCTTCTTACAGC GTTGtcagagaaggagaagcaggTCTCAGATCTGCAGGGTGAGCTGGCTGAGCTGAGGGACTCCATGGAGCTTCATAGGAAGAAGAACAAC GAGAACCAGATGGCACTGGCAGTGTCTCAGGCTGAGTGTCGAGATGTTCTGCACAGACTCCTGCCCAATGTGCCTCTGCCCACTGAACAG AACCATCAGGAGTGGCTCCACAGATTTGAGAGGGCAGTAGCTGAAAGCTCAGCTGCACAATCTGCCCCTGCATCAGGGGACTCTAAG GCACTGGCTGAGAAGCTGAAAGAAGCTGAGGAAACCCAAAGGATTCTGCAGAAGGACTGTGAGACCTACAAAAAAGTTTTGGCAGAGACG GAGGGCATCCTACAGCGCCTCCAGAGCAGCGTGGAGCAGGAGGAGTCTCGCTGGAGAGTGAAGCTGGACCTATCGCAGGGAGAGCTCAGAGAG ATGAGCCAGAAAGTTGCAGCACTGGAGCAAGAGATTGAGAGGCTAACAGATGGAGCTGAGCTGGAAAAT TTGAGACGAGAAAAGCAGCACTTGGAGTCTGAGCTGGAGAGGGCGGAGCAAGAGAGTGCCACCTACGTGACGGAGGTCAGAGAG CTCAAAGATCTGTTGACTGAATTGCAGACCAGACTTGATGGCTCATATACAGAGGCTATCAGACAGAATGAGGAGCTGAATTTG CTAAAAACCCAGCTCACCGAGACTCTGTCCAAGCTGGAGACAGAAGAGAATGAGAGGCAAAAGGTGGCTGGTGACTTGTATAAG GCCCAGCAGTCTCTTGATCTGATCCAGGGGGAGCTCTCAAAAGTGACAGACAATGCTGATGAGCTGATAGAGAACAGCAGTCTGACATCACAGAGG GAAGAGATTgacagaaaggagaaaatgacTGCGGGATTGAACCAAACAGTCAgagaactgcagcagctgctacAAGCCGTCAGCCGGCAACTCGCCAAGGGACAGGAAGGG GAGGCTGACAAAGATCTCCCCAAGGTATAA
- the ktn1 gene encoding kinectin isoform X3 has translation MAVDIYDSQYLLILAPSLVIALMFLFFWLFMKETSYDEVLARQKRDLKLPPSKPDTRKKNEKKKSKKKETASGGGGGGGGGGESEEDLRDFDVADGANSSTLELEEEPAPEATPEPTPPTPTAYVPISVSPEAPVGLRERKKKEKKAAKAAAAAAAAAAAAAAAAVAAAVTAPSSEEPEVNGSKPASRKTEPPLAASKQSSPPSPQLEVQVQVQVQATQAPVQAQTPPQVSGKKKEKKKQKSEPVDDQQQEVKAEQAPALVKKEAPIVAETKVLDGTAPTVASGKKKNSAKKQKTEPVDEAHVLADSAGSANHQAAHNDDVPSKGSGKKQKNETDKENTEVKLKELLSGLSSLALSEAEAISVMALLREKSPNALDAWHKSAARPDPAAQERERLLTTLQEEASIAKDKVKQLSQELQVEKQKTGRVEAVMREQRAAMEKELGSMQAKAQGSYQELQTMQIKFQQMREQLESQITRLQQENGILRDAVSSATNQMESKNSAELNKLRSEYAGLMKELADNNSKLQQEEHQRKSLEVSYKQNVSQLEAQLQDAKRRWEELQNFLHNVNAEREKLQASKQELHSQLLAAETEMNNKNKEIQTLHGSLTEAMVAKERLEQRVMELMEMSQHSMPDDSLQARVQELMNENKGLQAQNESMQAQISSQASHVSHIEEIQKLLADKELQRKSLEDSLNAERSSGASRETKMQALHNENMSMKAEIQNLQAQISDQTASQLALDQFQKSVREKEENMKTVEGLLEKGLIEVANKEEELKAVREENEAIKQEMEAVKRKTAEQASSELTVEELQSQIQEKDVKLKSMEESLQAAQDRSSAREKTAEALEQQLATLQAEMEQLRQKEATEELTSSGTQLQELQAQLADKDQKIEMLQAELEARTKELSEKMEQVHQQSHTAVPSPELLTALSEKEKQVSDLQGELAELRDSMELHRKKNNELREKNWSAMEALSATESMLQGKLSKAVKENQMALAVSQAECRDVLHRLLPNVPLPTEQNHQEWLHRFERAVAESSAAQSAPASGDSKALAEKLKEAEETQRILQKDCETYKKVLAETEGILQRLQSSVEQEESRWRVKLDLSQGELREMSQKVAALEQEIERLTDGAELENLRREKQHLESELERAEQESATYVTEVRELKDLLTELQTRLDGSYTEAIRQNEELNLLKTQLTETLSKLETEENERQKVAGDLYKAQQSLDLIQGELSKVTDNADELIENSSLTSQREEIDRKEKMTAGLNQTVRELQQLLQAVSRQLAKGQEGEADKDLPKV, from the exons aTGGCGGTGGATATCTACGACTCTCAGTACCTGCTCATCCTGGCCCCTTCCCTGGTCATCGCCCTCatgttcctcttcttctggcTCTTCATGAAGGAAACCTCCTATGATGAGGTGCTGGCTAGGCAGAAACGTGACCTCAAGCTGCCGCCATCCAAGCCAGACACCCGTAAGAAGAAcgaaaagaagaagagcaagaagaagGAGACTGCCAGTGGAGGAGGCGGTGGaggcggcggaggaggagagTCGGAAGAGGATCTTCGGGATTTTGATGTGGCTGATGGTGCCAACAGTTCCACCCTTGAGCTAGAGGAGGAACCTGCACCAGAGGCTACACCAGAACCTACCCCACCAACACCCACTGCTTATGTGCCTATTTCCGTGTCACCGGAGGCTCCTGTCGgtctgagggagagaaagaagaaggagaaaaaggctGCCAAAGCTGCCGCCGCAGCTgcagcggctgctgctgctgctgctgctgctgcagtggcagcagcagttaCAGCCCCTTCTTCTGAGGAGCCAGAAGTCAACGGCTCAAAGCCGGCCAGCCGCAAGACAGAACCACCTCTGGCTGCAAGCAAACAGTCCAGCCCGCCCTCTCCCCAGCTtgaggtccaggtccaggtccaggtccaagCCACTCAGGCTCCTGTTCAGGCTCAGACACCTCCCCAGGTCTCtgggaagaagaaggagaagaagaagcaaaaatCAGAGCCAG TGGATGACCAGCAGCAGGAGGTTAAGGCTGAGCAGGCTCCAGCTCTAGTCAAGAAGGAGGCTCCCATTGTGGCTGAAACCAAAGTTCTGGATGGTACAGCCCCCACTGTTGCCAgtgggaagaagaagaactctGCCAAGAAGCAGAAGACTGAGCCTG TAGATGAAGCCCATGTTCTGGCTGACTCAGCAGGATCTGCCAACCACCAGGCAGCCCATAACGATGATGTACCATCCAAAGGGAGTGGCAAGAAACAGAAGAATGAGACTGACAAAG agaacacagaggtgaagctgaaggagctgctgtcaggtctgtccagcctggctctgtcagaaGCCGAGGCCATCAGTGTGATGGCTCTCCTCCGAGAGAAGAGCCCTAATGCCTTGGATGCCTGGCACAAA TCTGCAGCTAGACCTGACCCAGCTGCACAGGAACGGGAGAGACTTCTCACAACCCTGCAGGAGGAGGCCTCCATTGCCAAGGACAAAGTGAAACAGCTCAGCCAG GAGCTGCAGGTTGAGAAGCAAAAGACTGGCCGGGTGGAGGCCGTAATGAGAGAGCAGCGTGCAGCCATGGAGAAAGAACTGGGAAGCATGCAGGCCAAAGCACAGGGCAGCTACCAGGAGCTCCAGACCATGCAGATAAAG ttCCAGCAGATGAGGGAGCAGCTGGAAAGCCAGATCACTCGACTGCAGCAGGAGAACGGCATCCTGAGGGACGCAGTCAGCTCTGCCACCAACCAGATGGAGAGCAA GAATTCAGCAGAGCTGAACAAGCTGCGTTCTGAGTACGCCGGCCTGATGAAAGAACTGGCAGACAACAACAgcaagctgcagcaggaggagcaccAGAGGAAGTCACTGGAGGTCAGCTACAAGCAGAACGTGTCCCAGCTGGAG GCCCAACTGCAGGACGCTAAGCGACGTTGGGAAGAGCTGCAGAATTTCCTCCACAATGTCAacgctgagagagagaaactacAGGCTTCAAAGCAAG AGCTCCACAGCCAGCTGCTGGCAGCGGAGACTGAGATGAACAACAAGAACAAGGAGATCCAGACCCTACACGGCAGCCTGACTGAAGCCATGGTCGCCAAGGAGAGGCTGGAGCAGAGAGTGATGGAGCTTATGGAGATGTCCCAGCACAGCATGCCCGACGACTCACTGCAGGCCCGGGTTCAG GAActtatgaatgaaaacaaaggtcTTCAGGCCCAGAATGAGAGCATGCAGGCCCAGATCTCTTCACAG GCCAGCCATGTCTCTCACATTGAGGAGATTCAGAAGCt ATTGGCTGACAAAGAGTTGCAGAGGAAGAGTCTAGAGGATTCTCTAAATGCTGAGAGGAGCAGTGGGGCCAGTAGAGAAACTAAAATGCAG GCCTTACACAATGAGAACATGTCAATGAAGGCGGAGATTCAGAATCTGCAGGCACAGATTTCTGATCAG ACTGCCTCCCAACTGGCTTTGGACCAGTTCcagaagag TGTCcgggagaaggaggagaacaTGAAAACTGTTGAGGGCCTGCTGGAGAAGGGGCTGATTGAGGTGGCCAACAAGGAGGAAGAGCTCAAG GCTGTAAGAGAAGAGAATGAggcaataaaacaggaaatggaggcCGTTAAGAGAAAGACAGCAGAACAG GCATCATCAGAGTTGACAGTGGAAGAACTCCAGAGCCA GATCCAAGAGAAAGATGTGAAGCTAAAATCAATGGAGGAGAGTCTACAGGCAGCACAAGACCGCAGCTCAGCAAGAGAGAAGACAGCTGAG GCTCTGGAGCAGCAGTTGGCCACCCTGCAGGCAGAGATGGAGCAGCTGAGACAGAAGGAGGCGACAGAAGAGCTGACCAGTTCTGGTACCCAGCTCCAAGAACTCCAGGCTCa GCTAGCGGACAAGGACCAGAAGATCGAGATGCTGCAGGCTGAGCTGGAGGCAAGGACTAAGGAGCTGAGTGAGAAGATGGAGCAGGTACATCAACAG TCCCATACAGCAGTGCCAAGCCCAGAGCTTCTTACAGC GTTGtcagagaaggagaagcaggTCTCAGATCTGCAGGGTGAGCTGGCTGAGCTGAGGGACTCCATGGAGCTTCATAGGAAGAAGAACAAC GAGCTTCGGGAGAAAAACTGGAGTGCAATGGAAGCTCTGTCAGCCACCGAGTCCATGCTTCAAGGGAAACTCAGCAAAGCTGTCAAG GAGAACCAGATGGCACTGGCAGTGTCTCAGGCTGAGTGTCGAGATGTTCTGCACAGACTCCTGCCCAATGTGCCTCTGCCCACTGAACAG AACCATCAGGAGTGGCTCCACAGATTTGAGAGGGCAGTAGCTGAAAGCTCAGCTGCACAATCTGCCCCTGCATCAGGGGACTCTAAG GCACTGGCTGAGAAGCTGAAAGAAGCTGAGGAAACCCAAAGGATTCTGCAGAAGGACTGTGAGACCTACAAAAAAGTTTTGGCAGAGACG GAGGGCATCCTACAGCGCCTCCAGAGCAGCGTGGAGCAGGAGGAGTCTCGCTGGAGAGTGAAGCTGGACCTATCGCAGGGAGAGCTCAGAGAG ATGAGCCAGAAAGTTGCAGCACTGGAGCAAGAGATTGAGAGGCTAACAGATGGAGCTGAGCTGGAAAAT TTGAGACGAGAAAAGCAGCACTTGGAGTCTGAGCTGGAGAGGGCGGAGCAAGAGAGTGCCACCTACGTGACGGAGGTCAGAGAG CTCAAAGATCTGTTGACTGAATTGCAGACCAGACTTGATGGCTCATATACAGAGGCTATCAGACAGAATGAGGAGCTGAATTTG CTAAAAACCCAGCTCACCGAGACTCTGTCCAAGCTGGAGACAGAAGAGAATGAGAGGCAAAAGGTGGCTGGTGACTTGTATAAG GCCCAGCAGTCTCTTGATCTGATCCAGGGGGAGCTCTCAAAAGTGACAGACAATGCTGATGAGCTGATAGAGAACAGCAGTCTGACATCACAGAGG GAAGAGATTgacagaaaggagaaaatgacTGCGGGATTGAACCAAACAGTCAgagaactgcagcagctgctacAAGCCGTCAGCCGGCAACTCGCCAAGGGACAGGAAGGG GAGGCTGACAAAGATCTCCCCAAGGTATAA